The genomic DNA ACCACACATTGCGGCGGCGCTCCGCCGAGGTCGGCAGCGCCTGAAACGTCTCCGGAAGCCGATCGTGAAACATCTGACCCGCAACGTCCCGTCTTAGTCGGACTCTGTACCAGTCTGAGACACGAAAGGTTTCAGCGCCGCCTGGTGACGGTCACGGAGCAAGCCGCGGGCCCGGCGGGTTCACGATCGCAGTCGCGGATGAGCGCTGCGACTTAGGGCCTGCTTCCGGAGGAGGCAATACATAGTTAATGCTGAGTGACTGTTCGGCGCAGCCGGCCGTCGCGAGGTTTGACGGGGGACCGTTTTCGCCGGAGCTATTTCAATTCACGCGAGTTTCTTTCATCGCGGTTTCAACCGGATCGGCGCCTCGAATGACCCCGGCCGAAGGGCGGCCGGGGTCCGCCGCGTTCAGACGGCGTCCGCGTCCTGGCGCGCATCGGCCGTCCCGCCGACCGTCTGGATCGTCTCGAAACCCTCGAATTGGGGGTGGCCGAGATACAGGGGCTTGGTCGAGGGCACGCGGCCATGCGCCTTGCGGAACTGCTCGGACCGGGTCCAGGCCTCGAAATCGGCACGCGATCGCCAGATCGTGTGCGAGGCGTAGAGCACGTGGTCCTCGTGCTCGGGGCCGCGCAGCAGGTGAAACTCGACGAAGCCCGGCATCTCGCCGAGGTGGCTGTCGCGCCCGA from Methylobacterium oryzae includes the following:
- a CDS encoding antibiotic biosynthesis monooxygenase family protein — protein: MFIAMNRFKVVKDATADFEAVWLGRDSHLGEMPGFVEFHLLRGPEHEDHVLYASHTIWRSRADFEAWTRSEQFRKAHGRVPSTKPLYLGHPQFEGFETIQTVGGTADARQDADAV